A genomic window from Sulfurospirillum multivorans DSM 12446 includes:
- a CDS encoding ABC transporter ATP-binding protein, whose protein sequence is MKNHVVIEAKEIVTSFGKNVIHDGISFKIQKGEIFGLLGGSGSGKTTLLREMIMLQRTTEGQMLVLGTDVMKASSKMAQKLRQKWGVLFQFGALFTSLTILENITIAMREYTDLPAWIIEESALMKLSMVGLPPKVATMFPSELSGGMKKRAGLARALALDPKLLFLDEPTSGLDPQSARAFDELILTLRDTLGITVVMVTHDKDTMANVLDRFVILGNKKVLFEGNMEQLKQTTNDELKKFLS, encoded by the coding sequence ATGAAAAATCATGTTGTTATTGAAGCAAAAGAGATTGTGACCTCGTTTGGCAAAAATGTCATTCACGATGGCATCAGCTTTAAAATCCAAAAAGGGGAGATTTTCGGACTCTTGGGTGGTAGCGGTAGCGGTAAAACAACCCTGCTTCGAGAGATGATCATGCTCCAAAGAACAACCGAGGGGCAGATGCTTGTTTTAGGCACCGATGTGATGAAAGCTTCATCCAAAATGGCTCAAAAGTTAAGGCAAAAATGGGGCGTGCTGTTCCAATTTGGCGCTCTGTTCACCTCGTTAACCATTTTAGAAAATATAACCATCGCGATGCGTGAATACACAGATCTTCCTGCTTGGATTATCGAAGAATCTGCTTTGATGAAACTCTCCATGGTAGGACTTCCTCCCAAAGTAGCCACGATGTTTCCCTCAGAACTCAGCGGTGGTATGAAAAAAAGAGCAGGACTTGCGAGGGCTCTTGCACTTGATCCAAAACTACTTTTTTTAGATGAACCAACCTCGGGACTTGATCCTCAAAGTGCAAGAGCCTTTGATGAGCTTATACTCACGCTTCGAGACACCCTAGGCATTACCGTGGTGATGGTCACGCACGATAAAGACACGATGGCAAATGTCCTTGATCGCTTTGTCATTTTAGGCAATAAGAAAGTGCTCTTTGAAGGCAATATGGAACAGTTAAAACAGACAACGAACGACGAATTGAAAAAATTTTTAAGTTGA
- a CDS encoding ABC transporter permease: MKSKPSLQVTQTNDGFTVALQGQWVKEAVKALDLAFNALTCKPETAYTFDLSGIREFDTHGIMLILHYAKKLEAHKCTVSKVGASESFEKLFAVCEQNYPADKIILPHENFILSYLENVGKHIFEGYKTLSFFFAFTGELTHFVIAAFLKPFTIRLKATLYHIEQSGAGAIPIILLTSFLIGIVIAYQGAAQLEKFGANIFIVEMVTISAVRELAPLLTAIVVAGRSASAYTAQIGVMKITDEVDAMSSMGFSPWNFLVLPRLFALILSMPLLVFFADIVSIFGGMVIATTKLDVSFVEFIDRIKETVALKHLIIGLIKAPIFGAVIATIGCFRGFQIDSSTESVGKYTTISVVNAIFWVIAIDAIISVLLTEIGL, encoded by the coding sequence ATGAAAAGCAAACCCTCACTGCAAGTAACACAAACAAACGATGGTTTTACGGTGGCATTGCAGGGTCAATGGGTCAAAGAGGCGGTCAAAGCGCTTGACCTGGCATTTAACGCGCTTACATGTAAACCAGAAACTGCTTATACATTTGATCTCTCAGGCATTCGTGAATTTGACACGCATGGTATTATGCTTATTTTGCACTATGCTAAAAAACTGGAAGCACACAAATGCACTGTCTCAAAAGTGGGTGCGAGTGAATCGTTCGAAAAGCTATTCGCGGTTTGTGAGCAAAACTACCCCGCAGACAAGATCATTCTCCCTCACGAAAATTTTATACTCTCGTATTTAGAAAACGTCGGTAAACACATATTTGAAGGCTACAAAACCCTCTCTTTTTTCTTCGCTTTTACAGGAGAGTTGACCCATTTTGTTATTGCTGCTTTTCTAAAACCTTTTACCATTCGTCTGAAAGCAACGCTGTATCACATTGAGCAAAGCGGTGCTGGGGCTATCCCTATCATTTTACTCACCTCTTTTTTGATTGGTATTGTCATTGCGTATCAAGGGGCAGCCCAACTGGAAAAATTTGGCGCCAATATTTTCATTGTCGAGATGGTCACGATCTCTGCGGTGCGTGAGTTAGCACCGCTTTTAACCGCCATCGTTGTAGCAGGACGAAGTGCTTCTGCCTACACCGCGCAAATTGGTGTTATGAAAATCACCGATGAAGTCGATGCCATGAGCTCCATGGGCTTTTCGCCATGGAATTTTTTGGTCTTACCTCGCCTTTTTGCTTTGATACTCTCCATGCCTCTTTTAGTCTTTTTTGCTGATATTGTCTCGATTTTTGGCGGTATGGTCATCGCTACAACCAAACTGGATGTGAGTTTTGTCGAATTTATTGACCGCATTAAAGAGACCGTTGCGCTTAAACACCTTATAATTGGATTGATTAAAGCGCCTATTTTTGGAGCTGTTATCGCAACCATTGGCTGTTTTCGTGGCTTTCAGATCGACAGTAGCACCGAGAGTGTCGGTAAATACACCACGATTAGCGTCGTCAATGCTATTTTTTGGGTGATCGCCATTGATGCGATTATCTCTGTTCTTTTAACGGAGATCGGCCTATGA
- the msrA gene encoding peptide-methionine (S)-S-oxide reductase MsrA, producing the protein MKYEVATLGGGCFWCLEAVFEETRGVIDVVSGYAGGMLHTPSYEQVSSGATGHAEVVQVTFDPSIISYKALLKIFWLIHDPTTLNRQGNDVGTQYRSVIFYHDEHQKEQAEASLKAFSSKFTKPVVTEIKPLETFYKAEAYHQDYFKNNPNQGYCMFVVSPKVEHFKHEYKDLVK; encoded by the coding sequence ATGAAATACGAAGTTGCAACATTGGGTGGTGGCTGTTTTTGGTGCTTGGAAGCGGTTTTTGAAGAGACACGCGGTGTGATAGACGTGGTGAGTGGTTACGCAGGAGGAATGCTTCACACTCCAAGCTATGAGCAGGTCAGCAGTGGCGCCACAGGACACGCTGAAGTGGTGCAAGTGACGTTTGATCCTAGCATCATTTCGTATAAAGCACTGCTAAAAATCTTTTGGCTCATTCACGACCCCACCACGCTTAATCGCCAAGGAAACGATGTCGGAACCCAGTACCGCTCTGTCATTTTTTACCACGATGAACACCAAAAAGAGCAAGCAGAAGCTTCGCTCAAAGCATTTTCAAGCAAATTTACCAAGCCCGTTGTCACCGAAATAAAGCCTTTGGAAACGTTCTACAAAGCCGAAGCTTACCATCAAGACTATTTCAAAAACAACCCAAACCAAGGCTATTGCATGTTTGTCGTTTCCCCTAAAGTAGAGCATTTTAAGCATGAATATAAGGATTTGGTGAAATAG
- a CDS encoding MarC family protein has product MNADFSIVSTAILLMFVIDPFGAVPVILSILKDVDIARRRIIIIREMLFGLVILMLFLFGGELFLSIFHLETESVRIAGAVIFFVIGIKMIFPGNEGSSGLYGSSKEPFMVPIAMPLIAGPSTLATLLVLGKAHTHELGGVFAALILAWLASALIMYLSPLLYKLLREKGLSALERLMGMLLLMMSVQMFIDGIRGLIHTF; this is encoded by the coding sequence ATGAACGCTGATTTTTCCATTGTTTCGACGGCTATTCTATTGATGTTCGTGATTGATCCTTTTGGCGCGGTTCCAGTGATTCTCTCCATCCTCAAAGATGTAGACATCGCGCGCCGAAGGATTATTATTATCCGAGAAATGCTTTTTGGACTTGTTATTTTGATGCTTTTTCTTTTTGGTGGAGAGCTCTTTTTAAGTATTTTTCACTTGGAAACAGAGTCGGTTCGCATCGCAGGAGCGGTGATCTTTTTTGTCATTGGCATCAAGATGATTTTCCCAGGAAACGAAGGCAGTAGCGGACTGTACGGCTCATCTAAAGAGCCTTTTATGGTACCTATCGCGATGCCACTCATCGCAGGCCCCTCAACACTCGCAACGCTCTTAGTCCTTGGAAAAGCACACACGCACGAACTAGGCGGTGTCTTTGCCGCGCTCATTTTAGCATGGCTTGCCTCCGCACTCATCATGTACCTCTCGCCCCTACTCTACAAACTGCTACGCGAAAAAGGACTCTCAGCGCTTGAACGCTTGATGGGAATGTTACTTTTAATGATGTCGGTGCAGATGTTTATAGACGGTATACGAGGGCTTATTCACACGTTTTAG